The window ACAAGCCCGACGGCCTGCACATCCCGTCGGTGGCCAAGACCAAGCGCGAGTCGAGGGCACTGAAGGGCGTGTACTGCGAGGGCACTGTCTGCGAGGTCGTCGAGCACGACCTCATCACCAACGACGAGCTCCTGGCCCTCGACGTCGACCTGCTCGTGCCGGCGGCACTCGAGAACGCCATCACCGTCGACAACGTCGACTCGGTCAAGGCGAAGATGATCGTGGAGCTGGCCAACGGCCCCATCACCCCCGACGCCGACCAGATCCTGCACGACAAGGGGATCGTGGTGGTCCCCGACGTCCTGGCCAACGCCGGGGGCGTCACCGTGTCGTACTACGAGTGGGTCCAGAACCGCCAGGGCTACGCCTGGACGGCGGAGAAGGTCCGCAGCCGCCTCGAGGAGCGCATGGTCACCGAGGCCGAACGCCTCTGGGGCTTCGCGGAGGAGAAGGGCGTGTCGTTGCGCATCGCGGCCTACGCGCAGGCGCTGGAGCGCATCGGCGGAGCGGTCGACGCCACGGGACACAAGGCCGACTACGCCCCGCTCGGGAACCGCTGAGGCCACGCCATCGGACGGACCTCGTGCGCTGCCCAGCGCACGAGGTTCTTTCGTGTGGCGAACAACCCACGAGGAAATCGGATGTTCGGGAGTCACAGGTATCGGGGAGTGTCGTTGTAGCTCCCGAAGACACCACCGCACTCCCGCGGTGTGACCGGAACGAAAGGCTCTCCGATGCGCATCCTCGCCGCCGACCTGACCCGACACGGCAGCGGAGACGTGCTGGGTGGCCGGCTTCCGTCGGACCCTGCGCGACGTCCGGCTGCGGCGTCGACGTTGCTCGACAGGGCCGTCACCCGGTGGGCCGTGGGCGCGATGCGTGACGCGCTGGAGGCGACCGTCGAACGGATGCTGGCCGAGCAGACCGCGGTCGAGCCGCTGGACATGCGACTGCACATCTCGGCGCGGACCATCACCGTCGAGGTCGGTCGGGCGCTCGCCGACCTGCCGATCCCACAGACGGCACCCACGACCCACGCGGCCGCCTGAGCCACGGGCCAACAACCCGGTCGGTGCAGGAGATCGCCGGGTCGGTGACGAACCACCCACCCGATGACCACCTTTCGCGCCCGCCTGCTCGGCAGCTTCGCCGCCCTCCTGTTCGCCCTCGTCACGGGGCCGGTGACCGCCACCGCCGGGCCGCTGATCGGCACGATCGGTCCGGCGTGGTTCGGGACCAGCAACACCAACCTGGACCTCAACATTCCGATCAACTCCGGCACGGCCGGGGCGCGCGTGGTGGGCGAGCAGCTGTTCGTCACCGACCAGAACGGCCTGACCGTCTACGACATCAGCAACCCGTCGCTGCCGATCCCGCAGGGGTTCGTCCCGATCCCGCAGCAGTACTACTTCACCGAGGAGGACGTCCCCTCCAACGGTGAGATCGCCCTCGTCGGCCAGTTCGGCGACCTGACCCCGTCGATCCAGCTGAACGTCGTCGACGTCTCCCTGGACGACAACCCGGGCGGCCAGCCCACCGTCATCGGCACCCTCCCCGGGATGGACGAGCACACCTTCGAGTGCGCCCGCGACTGCACCTACGCCTACGGCTCGGCCGGCTCGATCATCGACCTGACCGACCCCACCGCGCCCGAGGACATCGGCGACTGGACCGACGCCGTCCGCGCTCGGGGTCACTCCTTCGGCAGGTCCACCCACGACGTGACCGAGGTCGTACCCGGCATCCTGCTGACCTCCTCCAACCCGATGTTCCTGCTGGACGTCCGCACCACCCCCGAGGCCCCCGAGGTCATCGGCGTCGGCAGCTTCACCGACAACCGCTTCATCCACGCCAACCTGTGGCCCTACCACGGTGACCTGCCCGACAACCCGGCCGACCCCAACGCCGAGGGATGGGAGCCGGACTGGGACGCCTTCGACCGGTTCGTGCTGGTCGGCGGCGAGACGGCTCCCCTGCCGTTCGCCTGCGATCAGGGCGACGGGGCGTTCATGACCATGGAGTGGGAGCGCACCGACACCGACCCCGTGCCCGACGGGCAGGCGGACTTCGTCGAGATGACCTTCGACCCGGCCAACGGGATCGGGGACGAGTACCGGCCCGATCCCGGCACCTTCGTCGACGGCGGATCCGCCTACAGCCAGTACTGCACCCACTGGTTCACCACCCAGCCCGGCGGGTTCCACGACGGCGGCCTCCTGGCGATGGGCTGGTACGAGTACGGCGTCCGGTTCCTCGAGGTCGAGGAGGACGGACGGATCACCGAGACCGGCTGGCTGATCCCCGCCGGCGGCTCGACCTCCGCCGCCTACTGGGTCGACGACGACACGGTGCTGACCGCGGACTACCAGCGCGGTGTCGACGTGCTGAGCTACGACGACGAGGTGGACCCCGACGACACCGAGATGGTGACGATGCCGGGCGTCCGCTTCGAACGCGCCATCATCCAGCGGCCGACCGTCCTCGAGGACTGGTACACCGGCTTCGGCTGCCCCCTCCCCAGCTGAGGGGGAGTGGGTTCAGCCGAACGCGAACTGCTCGGTGAGGATCCGCTCCTCGAGGTTGTGGTCGGCATCGAAGACGAGCTCGACGTGGGAGTCGGGGTCCTCGCGGATCTCCACGTCGGTCACGTTGCGGGCC of the Euzebya rosea genome contains:
- a CDS encoding LVIVD repeat-containing protein, yielding MTTFRARLLGSFAALLFALVTGPVTATAGPLIGTIGPAWFGTSNTNLDLNIPINSGTAGARVVGEQLFVTDQNGLTVYDISNPSLPIPQGFVPIPQQYYFTEEDVPSNGEIALVGQFGDLTPSIQLNVVDVSLDDNPGGQPTVIGTLPGMDEHTFECARDCTYAYGSAGSIIDLTDPTAPEDIGDWTDAVRARGHSFGRSTHDVTEVVPGILLTSSNPMFLLDVRTTPEAPEVIGVGSFTDNRFIHANLWPYHGDLPDNPADPNAEGWEPDWDAFDRFVLVGGETAPLPFACDQGDGAFMTMEWERTDTDPVPDGQADFVEMTFDPANGIGDEYRPDPGTFVDGGSAYSQYCTHWFTTQPGGFHDGGLLAMGWYEYGVRFLEVEEDGRITETGWLIPAGGSTSAAYWVDDDTVLTADYQRGVDVLSYDDEVDPDDTEMVTMPGVRFERAIIQRPTVLEDWYTGFGCPLPS